Proteins encoded within one genomic window of Cellulomonas flavigena DSM 20109:
- a CDS encoding ATP-binding protein encodes MGFVGRERELEDLRAQLRAVETGARDARGTAVLVRGRRRVGKSRLAEEFVDRTGVPHVTFQAARHAPVGQELAGIAEAIASSNLPGADLAAGNTPATLTAALTLLAAALPDDRPSVVVLDEVPWLLEGVPGGAGELQRAWDRALSRKPVLLLLLGSDLAMMEHLTQADQPFHGRAVEMILHALSPSDVARMTGLAGADAVDAYLITGGQPLVAQEWQHGETPDAFLARSYASPLSALVASGTRVLDSEFPEGELSRRVLTAIGDGERTFSRIQAAAGGLQPSSLHRVLTTLVTKRAVAIDSPLSAAPSRETRYRIADPALRFWLPFVEPALNEVDRGRPDLARGRVARSFPAWRGRAVEPVVREAVHRLLVDTRWAGVHEVGGWWPRTNTPEIDLVGADARPANRIAFVGTTKWRTNRPVSRSEIARLVADAQAVPGVTPDTPLVAVCPAGVEAGADVAASWTAEDVLRAWP; translated from the coding sequence GTGGGGTTCGTGGGACGTGAGCGCGAGCTGGAGGACCTGCGCGCCCAGTTGCGCGCCGTGGAGACCGGGGCTCGCGACGCCCGCGGGACCGCCGTCCTCGTGCGTGGGCGACGGCGCGTGGGCAAGAGCCGCCTCGCCGAGGAGTTCGTCGACCGGACCGGCGTTCCTCACGTCACGTTCCAGGCTGCACGTCACGCACCCGTCGGCCAGGAGCTCGCCGGGATCGCCGAGGCGATCGCCTCCTCGAACCTGCCGGGTGCCGACCTCGCAGCCGGCAACACCCCGGCGACCCTGACGGCGGCACTGACCCTCCTGGCCGCGGCACTGCCGGACGACCGGCCGAGCGTCGTGGTCCTCGACGAGGTGCCGTGGCTCCTCGAGGGAGTCCCCGGAGGCGCGGGCGAGCTCCAGCGGGCGTGGGACCGGGCACTGTCCCGCAAGCCCGTCCTGCTGCTCCTCCTCGGGTCCGACCTCGCGATGATGGAACACCTCACGCAGGCCGACCAGCCGTTCCACGGACGCGCGGTCGAGATGATCCTGCACGCGCTGTCCCCGAGCGACGTCGCACGCATGACCGGCCTCGCCGGCGCCGACGCCGTCGACGCCTACCTCATCACGGGCGGCCAGCCGCTCGTCGCACAGGAGTGGCAGCACGGCGAGACGCCCGACGCGTTCCTGGCGCGGTCGTACGCCTCACCGCTCTCCGCGCTCGTCGCCTCGGGCACCCGCGTCCTCGACTCCGAGTTCCCCGAGGGCGAGCTCAGTCGGCGCGTCCTCACTGCCATCGGTGACGGCGAGCGCACGTTCTCACGCATCCAGGCCGCCGCGGGCGGGCTCCAGCCGTCCTCCCTCCACCGAGTGCTGACGACACTCGTCACCAAGCGCGCCGTCGCGATCGACTCCCCGCTGTCGGCCGCCCCGTCCCGGGAGACGCGCTACCGCATCGCCGATCCCGCACTCCGCTTCTGGCTCCCCTTCGTCGAGCCCGCGCTGAACGAGGTCGACCGAGGCCGGCCCGACCTGGCGAGGGGACGCGTCGCACGGTCGTTCCCCGCGTGGCGCGGCCGCGCGGTCGAACCGGTCGTGCGCGAGGCGGTGCACCGGCTGCTCGTCGACACGAGGTGGGCGGGCGTCCACGAGGTCGGCGGCTGGTGGCCGCGGACGAACACCCCGGAGATCGACCTGGTCGGTGCGGACGCCCGGCCCGCGAACCGCATCGCGTTCGTGGGGACGACGAAGTGGCGCACGAACCGACCTGTGAGCAGGAGCGAGATCGCCAGGCTCGTCGCCGACGCGCAGGCCGTCCCCGGCGTCACGCCGGACACCCCGCTCGTCGCGGTCTGCCCGGCGGGGGTCGAGGCCGGCGCCGACGTCGCCGCGTCCTGGACCGCCGAGGACGTCCTGCGCGCCTGGCCCTGA
- a CDS encoding RidA family protein, producing MTAPAVTLVRSERLAAAPYAYAALTAPGGLVLTAGACPLDAEGRTVAVGDVAGQARQVVANLVVALEAAGVGLTDVARTTIYVASSRREDLGAVWDVVSAAFGDHDVPSTLLGVAVLGYEDQLVEVEAVAVRRPA from the coding sequence ATGACCGCGCCTGCCGTGACCCTCGTCCGCTCGGAACGCCTGGCCGCCGCGCCCTACGCGTACGCGGCCCTCACCGCCCCCGGGGGTCTCGTCCTCACGGCGGGCGCGTGCCCGCTCGACGCCGAGGGCCGCACCGTGGCCGTCGGCGACGTGGCCGGGCAGGCCCGGCAGGTCGTCGCGAACCTCGTCGTCGCGCTGGAGGCCGCGGGCGTGGGCCTGACGGACGTCGCGCGCACGACGATCTACGTCGCGTCGTCGCGCCGCGAGGACCTGGGCGCCGTGTGGGACGTGGTCAGCGCCGCGTTCGGGGACCACGACGTCCCGAGCACGCTGCTCGGCGTGGCCGTGCTGGGGTACGAGGACCAGCTCGTCGAGGTCGAGGCGGTGGCCGTGCGCCGACCGGCATGA
- a CDS encoding cold-shock protein: MPQATVRWFDAERGFGFLALGDDAEDLFVHASEIIGEPRVLREGQEVEYELGEGDRGPQARKVRVTGDVAADATLGQLGTVSWYEPAKGYGFLTPDGGGAEIFVHSSAVVGGGVLHDGQRVAFLVVDGEKGPQADHLLPLGAQAAPAGQPAGDDGADGTVTWYDAEKGFGFVAPDDGGEDVFAHAKSLVGGLSELVEGDRVTFDVVDGEKGPQARDIRLVGGAPRSAPAPRGGRPAGRPGGSAAPVRGGEGTVARYDADRGFGFIRPDAGGDDLFVHVSVVRGDEPLEEGDRVRYEVRQSDRGPQADRVELVGAGGAPRGRGGYDAPRGGSRGGDRGGSYGDRGGSRGGDGGGSYGGDRGGSRGGDSRGGGYRGGSQGGGYRGGSQGGGYRGGSQGGDSRGGGPRGDRPSQDRRSDRW, encoded by the coding sequence GTGCCCCAGGCCACCGTCCGCTGGTTCGACGCCGAGCGGGGCTTCGGCTTCCTCGCTCTCGGTGACGACGCCGAGGACCTGTTCGTCCACGCGTCCGAGATCATCGGTGAGCCGCGCGTGCTCCGCGAGGGCCAGGAGGTCGAGTACGAGCTCGGCGAGGGTGACCGCGGCCCGCAGGCCCGTAAGGTGCGCGTCACGGGCGACGTCGCCGCCGACGCGACCCTCGGGCAGCTCGGCACCGTCTCCTGGTACGAGCCCGCCAAGGGCTACGGCTTCCTCACGCCCGACGGCGGCGGCGCGGAGATCTTCGTGCACAGCTCGGCGGTCGTCGGCGGCGGGGTGCTGCACGACGGGCAGCGGGTCGCGTTCCTCGTCGTCGACGGCGAGAAGGGCCCGCAGGCGGACCACCTGCTGCCGCTCGGCGCGCAGGCCGCGCCCGCCGGGCAGCCGGCGGGCGACGACGGCGCCGACGGCACCGTCACCTGGTACGACGCCGAGAAGGGCTTCGGTTTCGTCGCGCCCGACGACGGTGGCGAGGACGTGTTCGCGCACGCGAAGTCCCTGGTCGGGGGCCTGTCGGAGCTCGTCGAGGGTGACCGCGTGACGTTCGACGTCGTCGACGGCGAGAAGGGCCCGCAGGCGCGCGACATCCGGCTCGTCGGTGGTGCACCCCGCTCGGCGCCCGCACCGCGTGGTGGGCGGCCCGCCGGTCGCCCGGGTGGCTCCGCCGCTCCGGTGCGCGGGGGCGAGGGGACCGTGGCGCGCTACGACGCCGACCGCGGCTTCGGCTTCATCCGCCCCGACGCGGGTGGTGACGACCTGTTCGTCCACGTGTCCGTGGTCCGCGGCGACGAGCCGTTGGAGGAGGGTGACCGCGTCCGGTACGAGGTGCGCCAGAGCGACCGCGGTCCGCAGGCGGACCGCGTCGAGCTGGTCGGCGCCGGTGGTGCGCCGCGCGGGCGCGGCGGGTACGACGCGCCCCGGGGCGGGTCGCGCGGCGGGGACCGCGGGGGGTCGTACGGCGACCGGGGCGGGTCGCGCGGTGGGGACGGCGGGGGCTCGTACGGCGGCGACCGTGGCGGCTCGCGCGGTGGTGACTCGCGCGGTGGCGGGTACCGCGGTGGCTCGCAGGGTGGCGGGTACCGCGGGGGCTCGCAGGGTGGCGGGTACCGAGGTGGGTCGCAGGGTGGTGACTCGCGCGGCGGCGGTCCGCGGGGCGACCGTCCGTCGCAGGACCGCCGGTCCGACCGCTGGTGA
- a CDS encoding sugar O-acetyltransferase: MVRDYFAGDPRTNRERMLAGDLYIADDPDSERIAKEALRLTYEYLRAEAAGEPDARAHLVALLGELGEGAYVKPPLFVDYGENIRIGARTFVNSNLTALDVAAITIGEDCQIGPNVQLLTPTHPVDPEPRRDKLEAAEPITLGDNVWLGGGVIVCPGVTIGDNTVVGAGAVVTKDLPADVVAVGNPARVVRQIGEQA, translated from the coding sequence ATGGTTCGTGACTACTTCGCCGGGGACCCCCGCACCAACCGTGAGCGGATGCTCGCCGGGGACCTCTACATCGCCGACGACCCCGACAGCGAGCGGATCGCGAAGGAGGCGCTGCGGCTGACGTACGAGTACCTCCGCGCCGAGGCCGCGGGGGAGCCGGACGCCCGGGCGCACCTCGTCGCGCTCCTCGGCGAGCTCGGCGAGGGTGCCTACGTCAAGCCGCCGCTGTTCGTCGACTACGGCGAGAACATCCGCATCGGCGCGCGGACCTTCGTCAACTCGAACCTCACCGCGCTCGACGTCGCCGCCATCACCATCGGCGAGGACTGCCAGATCGGCCCGAACGTCCAGCTGCTGACCCCCACCCACCCGGTCGACCCGGAGCCGCGCCGCGACAAGCTCGAGGCGGCCGAGCCCATCACGCTCGGCGACAACGTGTGGCTCGGCGGGGGCGTCATCGTGTGCCCCGGTGTGACGATCGGCGACAACACGGTCGTCGGCGCGGGGGCGGTGGTCACCAAGGACCTGCCGGCGGACGTCGTCGCGGTGGGCAACCCCGCGCGCGTGGTGCGGCAGATCGGCGAGCAGGCCTGA
- a CDS encoding Nif3-like dinuclear metal center hexameric protein codes for MTITARQVVERLDARIGAPGRETTVDGFLAGDPDAPVRGVAVTMMATLDVLRTAAERGLDLVLTHEPLYFDHHGASDATFEAEGDPVYAAKKAFVAEHGLVVHHQHDAVHDREPDGILTGTARALGWLDAERAGDPGIYDLPATTLGELAAHVARSLGARALRYVGEPGTPVSTVGLQPGFWGFELNRHLLARPDVDAVVVGEAHEWETVEHAVDAVAAGLSAGLVVVGHVPSEQEGMVELAGWLAEAVPEVPVEMVRTADPFRTVTS; via the coding sequence GTGACGATCACGGCACGGCAGGTGGTGGAGCGGCTCGACGCGCGCATCGGCGCACCCGGGCGGGAGACGACGGTCGACGGGTTCCTCGCCGGCGACCCCGACGCGCCGGTCCGCGGGGTCGCCGTGACGATGATGGCGACGCTCGACGTGCTCCGCACCGCCGCCGAGCGCGGGCTGGACCTCGTCCTCACGCACGAGCCCCTGTACTTCGACCACCACGGAGCGTCGGACGCGACCTTCGAGGCCGAGGGCGACCCGGTGTACGCGGCCAAGAAGGCGTTCGTCGCCGAGCACGGGCTCGTCGTCCACCACCAGCACGACGCGGTGCACGACCGCGAGCCCGACGGCATCCTCACCGGCACCGCGCGCGCCCTGGGCTGGCTCGACGCCGAGCGCGCGGGCGACCCGGGGATCTACGACCTGCCCGCCACGACCCTCGGCGAGCTGGCCGCGCACGTCGCCCGGTCCCTCGGGGCGCGGGCGCTGCGGTACGTCGGCGAGCCGGGCACCCCGGTGTCGACCGTCGGGCTGCAGCCCGGGTTCTGGGGCTTCGAGCTCAACCGGCACCTGCTCGCGCGGCCCGACGTCGACGCCGTCGTCGTCGGCGAGGCGCACGAGTGGGAGACCGTCGAGCATGCCGTCGACGCGGTGGCCGCGGGCCTGAGCGCCGGCCTGGTCGTCGTCGGCCACGTGCCCTCGGAGCAGGAGGGCATGGTGGAGCTCGCCGGCTGGCTCGCCGAGGCCGTGCCGGAGGTGCCGGTCGAGATGGTCCGCACCGCCGACCCGTTCCGCACGGTCACCAGCTGA
- a CDS encoding lytic polysaccharide monooxygenase: MSRISPLRRVAAACGALAIGAATVVGSIALAAPASAHGAVSDPPSRIYGCWERWASNFTDPAMATSDPQCWDAWQSEPQAMWNWNGMFKEGAAGQHEQSIPDGKLCSADNPLYAAADDPGPWRTTPVDHDFRLTLHDPSNHGADYLKIYVTKQGYDARSEALTWADLELVKTTGRYATSSPYVTDVSVPRDRTGHHVVFTIWQASHLDQPYYQCSDVTFGGGGTPTTSPTTPAPTPTTPAPTTPAPTPTTPAPTTPAPTTPAPTTPAPTTPAPTQPADGACTAAIEVVSAWQGGYQATVTVTAGSGGLDGWTVTVPGATITQAWNGTATGSTITAAGWNGTVAAGGTAGVGFLGSGSPDGLTATCAAA; this comes from the coding sequence ATGTCCCGCATCTCGCCCCTGCGCCGCGTCGCCGCAGCCTGCGGCGCTCTCGCCATCGGCGCCGCGACGGTCGTGGGCTCGATCGCCCTCGCCGCGCCCGCGTCGGCCCACGGTGCCGTGTCCGACCCGCCGTCGCGCATCTACGGCTGCTGGGAGCGATGGGCGAGCAACTTCACCGACCCGGCCATGGCGACCTCCGACCCGCAGTGCTGGGACGCGTGGCAGAGCGAGCCGCAGGCCATGTGGAACTGGAACGGCATGTTCAAGGAGGGCGCCGCCGGGCAGCACGAGCAGTCGATCCCCGACGGGAAGCTCTGCTCGGCGGACAACCCGCTGTACGCCGCGGCGGACGACCCGGGCCCGTGGCGCACGACGCCGGTGGACCACGACTTCCGGCTCACGCTCCACGACCCGTCCAACCACGGTGCCGACTACCTGAAGATCTACGTGACGAAGCAGGGCTACGACGCCCGGTCCGAGGCCCTGACGTGGGCGGACCTCGAGCTCGTCAAGACCACCGGCCGCTACGCGACGTCCAGCCCGTACGTCACCGACGTGAGCGTGCCGCGCGACCGCACCGGGCACCACGTGGTCTTCACGATCTGGCAGGCGAGCCACCTCGACCAGCCGTACTACCAGTGCAGCGACGTGACCTTCGGTGGCGGTGGGACGCCGACGACGTCCCCGACCACACCGGCCCCGACGCCGACCACGCCCGCGCCCACCACACCGGCCCCGACGCCGACCACGCCCGCACCCACCACTCCCGCGCCGACGACGCCTGCCCCGACGACGCCTGCCCCGACGACGCCGGCGCCCACGCAGCCCGCCGATGGTGCCTGCACCGCGGCGATCGAGGTCGTCAGCGCGTGGCAGGGCGGCTACCAGGCGACCGTGACCGTCACCGCCGGGTCCGGCGGGCTGGACGGATGGACGGTGACGGTCCCCGGCGCCACCATCACGCAGGCGTGGAACGGCACCGCCACGGGCAGCACCATCACGGCGGCCGGCTGGAACGGCACGGTCGCCGCGGGCGGCACCGCCGGCGTGGGCTTCCTCGGCAGCGGCAGCCCCGACGGTCTCACCGCCACCTGCGCAGCCGCCTGA
- a CDS encoding alpha/beta fold hydrolase — MTETRTLEVPGASIVYDVRGPLPPADGQPPLVLIGQPMDASGFGTLASYLADRTVVTYDPRGLGRSTRTDGSTAQDPRVQAEDLHALVGELGGGPVDLFGSSGGAITALAWVTAHPQDVRTVVAHEPPLIEVLPDAAEARAASARVDAAYAERGWGWGMAAFIAFTSWQGPFPADFLTELPDPATFGMPGDDDGSRDDPLLSDASDQVVAYEPDVEALRSSATRVVLAAGIESEGIVTWRTTHALAERLGTQVAVFPSNHGGFLGDEFGMPGQPEAFAARLREVLAGS, encoded by the coding sequence ATGACCGAGACCCGCACCCTCGAGGTGCCCGGCGCCAGCATCGTGTACGACGTGCGCGGGCCCCTGCCGCCTGCCGACGGGCAGCCGCCCCTCGTGCTCATCGGGCAGCCGATGGACGCCAGCGGCTTCGGCACCCTCGCGTCGTACCTCGCCGACCGCACCGTCGTCACGTACGACCCGCGAGGTCTCGGACGCAGCACGCGCACCGACGGCTCGACCGCGCAGGACCCGCGCGTCCAGGCGGAGGACCTGCACGCGCTCGTCGGCGAGCTCGGCGGCGGGCCCGTCGACCTGTTCGGCAGCAGCGGCGGCGCGATCACCGCGCTGGCGTGGGTGACCGCCCACCCGCAGGACGTCCGGACGGTCGTCGCGCACGAGCCGCCGCTGATCGAGGTGCTGCCCGACGCGGCCGAGGCCCGGGCCGCGTCCGCGCGCGTCGACGCCGCGTACGCCGAGCGCGGGTGGGGCTGGGGCATGGCCGCGTTCATCGCGTTCACGTCCTGGCAGGGCCCGTTCCCCGCGGACTTCCTCACCGAGCTGCCCGACCCGGCGACGTTCGGGATGCCGGGCGACGACGACGGCTCGCGCGACGACCCGCTGCTGTCCGACGCGTCGGACCAGGTCGTGGCCTACGAGCCGGACGTCGAGGCGCTGCGGTCGTCCGCGACGCGCGTCGTGCTCGCAGCGGGCATCGAGAGCGAGGGGATCGTCACGTGGCGCACCACGCACGCGCTCGCCGAGCGGCTCGGCACGCAGGTCGCGGTGTTCCCCAGCAACCACGGCGGGTTCCTCGGTGACGAGTTCGGCATGCCGGGGCAGCCGGAGGCGTTCGCGGCGCGCCTGCGGGAGGTGCTGGCGGGGTCGTGA
- a CDS encoding histidine phosphatase family protein produces MTDAFPAPPVPGVVPPRVRTLSVVTHPEATHHVDGLVGGQFDSGLTPRGERQAAAIAAALRDRVAPGASVAVVTSDLRRTRRTAEVVADVLGVAPVLDPRLREKSYGEAGGRPQAWLDARFVPPPAVGDRLGHHDGPAGSETRLDVAVRAYRATTDALGLDVDELVVVTHGFTAGLVVAAWIGMPVEAAGHVAFPVPSGSITTLREDGFFHNRAVVTVGDVRHLASA; encoded by the coding sequence ATGACCGACGCGTTCCCTGCCCCGCCCGTCCCCGGCGTCGTGCCGCCCCGCGTGCGGACGCTGAGCGTCGTGACGCACCCGGAGGCGACCCACCACGTCGACGGGCTGGTCGGCGGGCAGTTCGACTCCGGCCTCACACCGCGCGGCGAGCGGCAGGCGGCGGCGATCGCGGCGGCGCTGCGTGACCGGGTGGCGCCCGGCGCGTCGGTCGCCGTCGTCACGTCCGACCTGCGCCGCACGCGCCGCACGGCCGAGGTGGTGGCCGACGTGCTCGGCGTCGCGCCCGTCCTCGACCCACGGCTGCGGGAGAAGTCGTACGGCGAGGCGGGCGGGCGGCCGCAGGCGTGGCTCGACGCGCGGTTCGTCCCGCCGCCCGCCGTGGGCGACCGGTTGGGGCACCACGACGGGCCGGCGGGCTCCGAGACGCGGCTCGACGTCGCCGTGCGCGCCTACCGCGCGACGACCGACGCGCTCGGCCTCGACGTCGACGAGCTCGTGGTCGTGACGCACGGGTTCACCGCCGGGCTCGTCGTGGCCGCGTGGATCGGCATGCCCGTCGAGGCGGCCGGCCACGTCGCGTTCCCCGTGCCGTCGGGGAGCATCACGACGCTGCGCGAGGACGGGTTCTTCCACAACCGCGCGGTGGTGACGGTGGGCGACGTGCGACACCTGGCATCGGCCTGA
- a CDS encoding rhodanese-like domain-containing protein — protein MDAMQTSITARDFFAAKLTYETDPADLAADRAAGRAPVVVDVRSEAGWRQGRIPGAVHVPGAELSARARDLLPDLDADVVVYCWGPGCNGSTWGAYALAELGYTRVRELVGGFEYWAREGFAIVTDDGRTRRDPDPLTAPAGR, from the coding sequence ATGGACGCCATGCAGACCTCGATCACCGCGCGCGACTTCTTCGCCGCCAAGCTCACGTACGAGACCGACCCCGCCGACCTCGCCGCGGACCGGGCCGCCGGGCGCGCCCCCGTGGTCGTCGACGTCCGCTCGGAGGCCGGCTGGCGTCAGGGCCGCATCCCGGGTGCCGTCCACGTCCCCGGCGCCGAGCTGTCCGCCCGGGCCCGCGACCTCCTGCCCGACCTCGACGCCGACGTCGTCGTGTACTGCTGGGGCCCGGGCTGCAACGGCAGCACGTGGGGCGCGTACGCGCTGGCCGAGCTCGGGTACACGCGCGTCCGCGAGCTCGTCGGCGGGTTCGAGTACTGGGCGCGCGAGGGCTTCGCGATAGTCACGGACGACGGCCGCACGCGTCGCGACCCGGACCCCCTCACCGCCCCGGCCGGCCGTTGA
- a CDS encoding Lrp/AsnC family transcriptional regulator, which yields MPPIPRIDLDATDHRILEHLQRDGRVSIADLARAVSLSPSATADRVRRLTDAGVITGYAATVDPEALGYPIMAFVRLAYPSGNYRPFHELVDTTPEVVEAHHVTGVDCFVIKVIARSMPDLERITGKLATLGGITTSVVYSTTVPRRNLLPA from the coding sequence ATGCCGCCGATTCCACGGATCGACCTCGACGCGACCGACCACCGCATCCTCGAGCACCTGCAGCGCGACGGGCGCGTCAGCATTGCCGACCTCGCGCGCGCCGTGTCCCTGTCGCCGAGCGCGACGGCCGACCGGGTCCGCCGTCTCACGGACGCGGGCGTGATCACCGGCTACGCCGCGACCGTCGACCCCGAGGCGCTGGGCTACCCGATCATGGCGTTCGTGCGCCTGGCGTACCCGTCGGGCAACTACCGGCCGTTCCACGAGCTCGTCGACACCACGCCGGAGGTCGTCGAGGCCCACCACGTCACCGGCGTCGACTGCTTCGTCATCAAGGTGATCGCCCGGTCGATGCCCGACCTCGAGCGCATCACCGGCAAGCTCGCGACGCTCGGCGGCATCACGACCAGCGTCGTGTACTCGACGACCGTGCCGCGCCGGAACCTGCTGCCGGCCTGA
- a CDS encoding VOC family protein, which translates to MDALFGDELERAALVDWRPLAQGLHARYLVDDFGAAVRFVAALGEAGDALGHHPRVTIGRGFVDLKVVSDDATFRDGDTVHVVQWVTQRDLDLARSITDVAAAQALTADPASVSQVELGLDTARSATIAPVWAVLLTGDPAGQGLGSPSDEVRDPKGRLPNLWFGDATGEPQRFHVEVYVPAEVRDERLAAVVAAGGTVVDDSRAPGLTVVADQDGNTGILCVA; encoded by the coding sequence ATGGACGCGCTGTTCGGGGACGAGCTCGAGAGGGCGGCGCTGGTCGACTGGCGCCCGCTGGCCCAGGGCCTGCACGCCCGCTACCTGGTCGACGACTTCGGCGCCGCGGTGCGCTTCGTCGCGGCCCTGGGCGAGGCGGGCGACGCGCTGGGCCACCACCCGCGCGTGACGATCGGCCGTGGGTTCGTCGACCTCAAGGTCGTCAGCGACGACGCGACGTTCCGCGACGGGGACACCGTGCACGTGGTGCAGTGGGTGACGCAGCGGGACCTCGACCTGGCCCGCAGCATCACCGACGTCGCAGCGGCACAGGCGCTGACGGCCGATCCGGCGTCGGTCAGCCAGGTCGAGCTCGGCCTCGACACGGCGAGGTCCGCGACGATCGCCCCCGTGTGGGCGGTGCTGCTCACGGGGGACCCGGCCGGCCAGGGGTTGGGCTCGCCGAGCGACGAGGTCCGCGACCCGAAGGGCCGCCTGCCGAACCTGTGGTTCGGGGACGCGACGGGCGAGCCGCAGCGCTTCCACGTCGAGGTGTACGTGCCCGCGGAGGTGCGCGACGAGCGACTCGCGGCGGTCGTCGCGGCGGGCGGCACGGTCGTCGACGACAGCAGGGCGCCGGGGCTGACGGTCGTCGCCGACCAGGACGGCAACACGGGAATCCTCTGCGTGGCCTGA
- a CDS encoding alpha/beta hydrolase produces the protein MSSPVPYRPLPLDDAPVVYAHGPDSSPRPGVPAGTTLELALDDSTAYPGTSRRVWVHVPAHDGPPPPAAVMVFNDGWWYLDPDGEVRGGIVLDNLVHAGDVPFTIGVFVDPGVRSGPSTGAPADAAPPRHRNVEYDAFDDRYVTFLLDEVMPLVTQRFAVTDDPERWGVCGGSSGGNAAFTAAWLRPDRFRRAVCFLSSFAQMPGGNPYPDLLARTPRRPLRVFLQAGHRDLGWNAPVRNWLAENLRVAAALAEAGYDVRLVVGDGGHSPNHGGVLLPDALRWALREERA, from the coding sequence ATGTCCTCCCCGGTGCCGTACCGCCCGCTGCCGCTCGACGACGCCCCGGTCGTCTACGCCCACGGCCCGGACTCCTCGCCGCGCCCCGGCGTGCCGGCGGGGACGACCCTGGAGCTGGCGCTCGACGACAGCACGGCCTACCCCGGCACGTCGCGGCGCGTGTGGGTCCACGTCCCCGCGCACGACGGCCCGCCGCCGCCCGCGGCCGTCATGGTGTTCAACGACGGCTGGTGGTACCTCGACCCGGACGGCGAGGTGCGCGGCGGCATCGTCCTCGACAACCTCGTCCACGCCGGGGACGTCCCGTTCACGATCGGCGTGTTCGTCGACCCGGGCGTGCGGTCCGGTCCCTCGACGGGTGCGCCGGCGGACGCCGCGCCGCCGCGACATCGCAACGTCGAGTACGACGCGTTCGACGACCGGTACGTGACGTTCCTGCTCGACGAGGTGATGCCGCTGGTCACGCAGCGGTTCGCGGTCACGGACGACCCCGAGCGGTGGGGCGTGTGCGGGGGCAGCAGCGGCGGCAACGCGGCCTTCACCGCCGCCTGGCTGCGCCCCGACCGGTTCCGGCGCGCCGTGTGCTTCCTGTCGAGCTTCGCGCAGATGCCCGGCGGCAACCCGTACCCGGACCTGCTCGCCCGCACACCGCGCCGTCCCCTGCGCGTGTTCCTGCAGGCGGGCCACCGGGACCTCGGCTGGAACGCCCCCGTGCGCAACTGGCTGGCCGAGAACCTGCGCGTCGCGGCCGCGCTCGCCGAGGCCGGGTACGACGTGCGGCTCGTCGTCGGGGACGGCGGGCACAGCCCCAACCACGGTGGTGTGCTGCTGCCGGACGCCCTGCGGTGGGCGCTGCGAGAGGAGCGGGCGTGA
- a CDS encoding DUF4440 domain-containing protein: MSDGVSEGDLREVVVGEQRLLDPQVRARPAQVEALLHPDFVEFGANGQVYTRDFIVAALAADPGVSGEGTDYATTVLADDVVLLAYRVVGPPASLRSSVWVRDAGAWRMRFHQGTRVPAGS; encoded by the coding sequence GTGAGCGACGGTGTGAGCGAGGGCGACCTGCGGGAGGTCGTGGTGGGGGAGCAGCGTCTGCTGGACCCCCAGGTCCGGGCCCGGCCGGCGCAGGTCGAGGCGTTGCTGCACCCGGACTTCGTCGAGTTCGGGGCGAACGGGCAGGTGTACACGCGGGACTTCATCGTCGCGGCGCTCGCGGCCGACCCGGGCGTCAGCGGCGAGGGGACGGACTACGCGACGACGGTCCTGGCCGACGACGTGGTCCTGCTGGCCTACCGGGTCGTGGGCCCGCCGGCGTCGCTGCGCAGCTCGGTGTGGGTGCGGGACGCCGGCGCGTGGCGCATGCGCTTCCACCAGGGGACCCGGGTGCCGGCCGGATCGTGA